A genomic window from Prunus persica cultivar Lovell chromosome G2, Prunus_persica_NCBIv2, whole genome shotgun sequence includes:
- the LOC18785685 gene encoding disease resistance protein RPM1, with protein sequence MAESVVCFVIEKLVSLLISTEAKLSRDVRKEVGCIRDELESIRSFLKDADAKEAVEGEMDDSIKTWVRQVREAAYYIEDAIDEYLLCITRHHQDRGFLHKITWLVKKMKPQDEIASKVEAMKTLVSEIKARHERYGFNSSEQGQGRREMTVPWHDPRVASLFIEEAEVVGVESARDELINWLVEGASKHERREVISVLGMGGLGKTTLAKKVYDNQKVMAHFDCCAWITVSQSYHVEDLLRMMIRQFCKSRKEYIPEGTDQMDQESLIVKSREYLRQKRYVVVFDDVWKVDFWGAIEHALPDDNAGRIMITTRIKDVADFCKKSCFVHVHHLQPLPPNKAWELFCRKAFQFEPEGICPEELEELSLEIVRKCEGLPLAIVSVGGLLSTKDKILSGWQKLYSSLSSELESNPHLTSLTRILSFSYHHLPYYLKSCALYFGIFPSISCIRLIQLWIAEGFVKSKKGKTLEEVGEEYLTELIHRSLVQVSRVCIDGKARSCRVHDLLREVLLRKGMESSFCHMLSEHGSNFTPITRRLSIDSSPSDALVSIQQSHIRSVFTFNQEEWPESFLNTLNGNFKLLKVLDFEDVPINQLPKYVGDLYLLKYLSLRHTKVKFLPESIGNLQNLETLDLRHCLVYEIPAKINKLLKLRHFSAHYCDYSTNFSMTYERGVKIHDGIGCLQALQKLYHVEANHGGINLIKALGKLRQLRRLGLKNLKSEDGGDLCASIEKMNHLESLEVSTLSEDEVLDLQSLSTPPKFIRFLYLKGPLEQLPSWIPQLQQLVKLRIFWSRLRDSPLKALQNLPHLLELGFSYKAYDGVQLHFEGGFEKLRVLKLKDLKGLSSLIIDNGVMPDLQELQIGPSPQLKEVPSGIHHLRNLTTLRFVDMPKEFPRNMDPNDGQHYWVVEHIKYVLFSYKFGPRCGVFETHTLRDSSL encoded by the coding sequence ATGGCAGAGTCAGTTGTATGCTTTGTGATCGAGAAACTAGTTTCACTACTCATCAGCACAGAAGCAAAACTTTCTAGAGACGTACGCAAAGAAGTTGGTTGCATAAGAGATGAGCTCGAGAGCATCCGATCATTCCTCAAGGATGCAGATGCTAAGGAAGCGGTAGAAGGAGAGATGGATGACAGTATCAAAACTTGGGTTAGACAAGTAAGGGAGGCAGCTTATTACATAGAAGATGCCATTGATGAATATTTGCTTTGCATCACACGGCACCATCAAGATCGTGGTTTTCTACATAAAATTACTTGGTtggtgaagaaaatgaagccACAGGATGAGATAGCCTCCAAAGTGGAGGCTATGAAAACATTAGTTAGTGAAATCAAGGCTAGACATGAAAGATATGGCTTTAATTCCAGTGAACAAGGACAAGGCCGTAGAGAAATGACTGTTCCATGGCATGACCCTAGAGTGGCTTCCCTTTTCATTGAGGAAGCTGAAGTTGTGGGTGTTGAATCTGCCAGGGATGAGCTGATCAATTGGTTGGTAGAAGGAGCATCGAAACATGAACGCCGTGAAGTGATATCAGTGCTTGGTATGGGAGGACTTGGCAAGACCACTCTTGCCAAGAAAGTATATGACAACCAAAAGGTGATGGCACACTTCGATTGCTGTGCTTGGATTACAGTTTCACAGTCGTACCATGTGGAGGATCTTTTAAGGATGATGATCCGGCAGTTCTGCAAGTCAAGGAAGGAGTATATACCTGAGGGGACTGACCAAATGGATCAAGAGTCCTTAATTGTCAAATCAAGGGAATATTTGCGGCAAAAGAGGTATGTGGTGGTTTTTGATGATGTATGGAAAGTAGATTTTTGGGGAGCTATAGAACATGCTTTACCAGATGATAATGCTGGAAGAATAATGATCACTACTAGGATCAAAGATGTTGCTGACTTTTGCAAAAAGTCTTGTTTTGTTCATGTTCATCACTTGCAACCTCTGCCTCCAAACAAGGCATGGGAATTATTTTGTAGAAAGGCATTTCAGTTTGAGCCGGAGGGAATTTGTCCTGAAGAGTTGGAGGAGTTGTCTCTTGAAATCGTTAGAAAGTGCGAAGGATTACCTTTGGCAATTGTTTCCGTAGGCGGTCTTCTGTCAACCAAAgataaaattttatctggTTGGCAAAAGTTATACAGTAGCCTGAGTTCAGAGTTAGAAAGCAATCCTCATCTTACAAGCCTCACAAGAATCCTATCCTTCAGCTATCATCATCTACCATATTACCTCAAATCCTGTGCCTTATACTTTGGCATCTTTCCTTCAATTAGTTGCATAAGATTAATTCAGTTGTGGATAGCTGAAGGCTTCGTAAAATCGAAGAAGGGCAAGACTTTGGAAGAGGTTGGAGAGGAATACCTGACTGAGCTAATCCACAGAAGCTTGGTTCAAGTGTCAAGAGTTTGCATTGATGGAAAAGCTAGAAGCTGTCGAGTTCATGATCTGTTGCGTGAAGTCCTCCTTAGAAAAGGCATGGAGTCGAGTTTTTGTCATATGTTATCAGAACATGGGTCAAATTTCACACCAATAACTCGACGGCTCTCAATAGACAGCAGTCCCTCTGATGCCTTGGTAAGCATTCAACAATCTCATATTCGTTCGGTATTTACTTTCAACCAAGAAGAATGGCCTGAGTCTTTTCTCAATACATTGAATGGAAACTTTAAACTTCTGAAAGTATTGGATTTTGAGGATGTTCCAATAAATCAACTTCCGAAATATGTGGGAGATTTGTATCTTTTGAAGTACTTAAGCCTGAGGCATACAAAGGTGAAGTTTCTCCCAGAGTCCATAGGTAATTTGCAAAACTTAGAGACTCTGGATCTAAGACACTGTCTAGTGTATGAAATACCTGCCAAGATCAATAAGCTTCTTAAGTTGAGACATTTTTCGGCCCACTATTGCGACTACAGCACAAATTTTAGCATGACTTACGAACGAGGAGTGAAGATACATGATGGTATTGGATGCTTACAAGCTTTGCAAAAGCTATACCATGTGGAGGCAAATCATGGAGGGATCAACCTAATCAAAGCATTGGGAAAGCTAAGGCAGCTGCGAAGGTTGGGCCTCAAAAACCTGAAAAGTGAAGATGGAGGGGATCTATGTGCTTCTATTGAAAAGATGAACCACCTAGAATCTCTAGAAGTAAGCACATTAAGCGAAGATGAAGTCCTTGATCTACAATCCCTTTCAACTCCACCAAAATTTATTCGGTTTCTGTACTTGAAGGGGCCTCTAGAGCAGTTGCCTAGTTGGATCCCACAGCTTCAACAACTCGTCAAGCTACGGATTTTTTGGTCAAGGTTGAGAGATTCCCCATTGAAAGCCCTTCAAAACCTTCCTCATTTGTTGGAGCTTGGGTTCTCATACAAGGCATATGATGGTGTGCAGCTGCATTTTGAGGGAGGCTTTGAGAAACTCAGGGTGTTAAAACTCAAGGACTTGAAGGGTTTAAGTTCATTGATTATAGACAATGGGGTTATGCCTGATCTCCAAGAGCTACAAATAGGGCCTTCCCCACAACTGAAGGAGGTGCCCTCTGGCATCCATCATCTGAGAAATCTAACAACTCTTAGATTTGTTGACATGCCAAAagaattcccaagaaatatgGATCCAAATGATGGCCAACATTATTGGGTTGTTGAGCATATAAAATATGTTCTTTTTAGTTACAAGTTTGGACCAAGATGTGGCGTATTTGAAACTCACACCCTGCGTGATTCCAGCTTGTGA